In Asanoa sp. WMMD1127, one genomic interval encodes:
- a CDS encoding VOC family protein, with protein MSVDLFAGISVQDLKAALPWYERLFGGPPAFLPNDVEAVWEVAEHRFVYIEQRPGHAGHALTTLFVEDLAQRVAGLAERGLEPAEDETYENGVRKVTYRDPEGNEIGFGGASQ; from the coding sequence CGGTCGATCTCTTCGCGGGTATTTCCGTTCAGGACCTGAAGGCCGCCCTTCCGTGGTACGAGCGGCTGTTCGGCGGGCCGCCGGCGTTCCTGCCCAACGACGTCGAGGCCGTGTGGGAGGTGGCCGAGCACCGGTTCGTCTACATCGAACAGCGACCCGGGCACGCCGGTCATGCGCTGACGACCCTCTTCGTCGAGGATCTCGCGCAGCGGGTCGCCGGCCTGGCCGAGCGCGGGCTCGAGCCGGCCGAGGACGAGACCTACGAGAACGGCGTACGCAAGGTCACCTATCGCGATCCCGAGGGCAATGAGATCGGTTTCGGCGGTGCGTCACAGTAG